TGTGCTTAAAGTCTTAACAGAGTTTATTTTTTAGATCAGAACATGAATTAATTAGAGTGCTTAATAAGACATTCACTGAACTTTAGGTCAGCTCAGATCTCTCTTTTACTCTGAAAAGacaattctttaaaaaataatgcaaaaagaaaaagaaacaaataatcaaatcaaatcaaacaatcaGCACTTAAACCATCTTATATCCTAACCTACTCTTTACATGAGCTGTGAGCTTCTATTTAACAAACTGTAATGGCGAACCAGCTGTGTTTCAGTATAAGCTCCGtctctttaaagggatattccggtgtaagtttaatccatggtctaaatcaccgtgaaactgtgttacactctcTATCTCcagagagatcaagttagcagaccgctaatttacggagttttatcaacctcagaaatgaccgcacgacaacaatacactgcagtaaatggatccaaatataaaccgccaccaaaaaaccaaaaataatgctcagaacagcaccaaacttcagcaacagtacaaatagggtctcagcacatagtccggggcatctaacctccgctagcttagctggatttctattgtgaagctaaaaacagacttcaactctcctccatcagcttccgggtcggggaagtcctgacgcaacgattaccgagtgcagttagaaatgctcaattccgttcttttccctgtccgctctcgataataactgttataaactggcaggtaagacacagatgaactttgattgcttttccatggagtcataatcatacattttcatccatgagccgcggaactctactgcactcggtaatcgactcgtcaggacttcccgtcaacaggaagctgctgcagaagagtggtaaatttagtcagcttttgagtagaaatccagctaagctagcggaggttagatgccccggactatgtgctgagaccctatttgtactgttgctgaagtttggtgctgttctgagcattatttgtggctttttggtggcggtttatatttggatccatttactgcagtgtattgctgtcgtgcggtcgtttctgaggttgataaaactctgtaaattagcggtctgctaacttgatctgaCTTCATCTAAATCTGTGTTCAGAGAGAGATTCAAATGTGAACACATATCCCTGTTAGAGGTAATATTGATAACATGTagtcaaatcatttttaaaaacattattctgatTGTGatagtacattttaaaaatattgtcaGGTCCAAagtgattgttttatttatctctgTGTCAGAATACAGACAGTTGGTTATAGCTTCTAAcaggtttgtcagccaatagaaTAACTCCGTTGGAATCAGGTGGTATCTCTGTTTCATCAGCATCTACAGTCTGAGTATTTACCAGTTTGTTTGAATAACATAAGAATGTTTGATTTCTACAGTATGGACCCAGCAACTGTACTGCCCTAACGTTaactagctagcgttagcaacattAATGTCATTGTTTGCGTAAGCTAGTTTTAGCTAGCTGGATAGCATTGGTAACATTAGCTACAACAgactggcaaccacttgagggggtAAATCAGGTGCTGGAGGGCGCCACTCAAGCCCCTCAGGAAGAGCACTaggctttgaagccagttttcgTAGCGGTTAAACTGTGAAATCACATCATCACACGATGCACTGTGGCCCAAAAATACTTTGTTTCATAAGCTAATGAGCAAAAAATTCACCTGCAGCCTTAAAAGCATTTCCCTGTAGAACGCCATTATaaaagaaacatctgtaaaactgttgacacCAATAACTACAAACGGGACATTTATGAATGTTTGATCCGTAgtggttttatatttgtaaaacttttaaAACTGCTGGACATATTCAGTGAGCtgcataaccaggaagtaaacttTTTTGGCATATGCACAAGGCAAGCGATTCTCATTGGGCGCCATCTTTGCCTCTGGTATCAGGTTTTTATATAAATCTATGGGGCAGATAATTGGaacaacagcagtgttgtgTGGTGAAGGGGGAGATGGAATGACTTGTTTAGTGTGTGAAAGTTATCAATAAGACCTTTGACAGACAGAGAATCTAACACGTCTGTCATTGCTCGTGTTCAACTGGACAAATGTGCGCATAATTGCCATTCCAATAAGCCCACAGGCCTGGATACACAGGGTCAGTGAAGCTGGAGTCAAAAGTGTAAAGATGTTCCAGGTTGTtcgaggagactctgtagaaggacagagttcCACCTTCATGGTCAAGAAACACCCCAACCCTGATGACACTTTCGGGGGGAATAGGAGCAGCCCACATCTGCTTAATATGCCAAGACCTAAATTTGCCTGCGTTTTTGCCGAAAGCCCATGATATTGAATTATATCCAAGCTCAGCGTCATAACCTCTTCCTTTTCGCCCCACTCCCTTGTACGCAGCAAGTATATAAACAGAATTATACCACGAACCATTACTCATCTCTACCTCCCAGTAATGGCGCCCACTCAACCCCTCTTTGCACAACACCTGAGTAAGACTGTCAAACCTCTCTGGGTGATCAGGATAGTTCAGCCAGCTACCACATGTTGCCTTCTTGTTGTCCTCAGATAGATGGAGGTAGCcgtttgctgtgtttgggtccagGGTGAGATCACAGGCGTCTGATGGAGaatccaaaacaaaatgtatgattaATCATTCTGAtggataaaaacagatttcttaAGCAGTGTAAGTTATGAAGCATATTTATGACTCAGAGAAGCACAGTAAATGACTTACACCAGATCAAATCTCTTTTGTTTGTGATGTTCCTCACAGGAGGGAGGGCGGGCTTTGAGAAATCCTCAGACACCAGTTCACCGTTCCTGTAGCGGTAGATGGTTGCTCCGGTGTATTTCTCATTTGTGATGGCAGCTACCAGGAAACAGAATCTGCTGTTGCTCTTCAAGGATTTGGCAAATTCTTTCAAACATTTggctttttctctcatttgGGTAAAAACTTCATCTGAGTAGTACCATGGGACTTCATTGGTACTTCCTTTCGGTGAATCCAGGTCTTCATTGGTACTTTCTTTAGGTGAATCCAGGTATTGGTCCATCTCATCCAGGCAGGGGTCAGCACTCTGCAGGGAGGTGAAGACGAAGCACAGAGCATCATCGACACCTGCAGCAAGAACCTCTCTGTCCAGCTCTGACTGATTATGGACGATCTTTGTTCCCTCCATCATTTCCACACAGGACCTGATGACgttgatttctctctctttatgatCCAGCCACTTGTCTagtttttcatgactgaatggtGACTTGTTTCTGTTATCAAGGAGTTTTTTTACTGAGCTCTCGTCTTCTTTACCGTCACGGATTGAGGGAAGTTCCTTCGCCATGGTTGTCTGGAGGTTAGACACGTAACGATTACAACAGTTTTGGAACTTGTTTAACTCTTCTTGGATCTGTGGAAGATTCTGTACCACTGTGTCGTCCAGAGAATCGTTGCATCTCATTTGTATTTCTCTTAAATCTTCGAGAGCATTCTGCACCTTCCACACTAATCCAGCACTGATCTCTCTCTTCAGCTCAGCTGCAGTCGTGTCAAAGACCTTCAGAGGCAGCAGCCAGACCTTCAGAGGAACAgtatcttttcctttttctctcagcagTTTTGGAAGCTCTACATAGGTCTTAACTGCATCTACAAATGTTACAGGGTTGCTGTCAAGAATGAAGTCTCCGTAGAATTTGCAGGAGAATTTGTTGGTcagttctttttcttcatcagtcagCTTGATGTCAGCTTGACCCTCAACATTAAATGAGGGGATCTTCTTGATCACAGCCTCCATCTGGCCCTGGATGTCCTGAACGCTGCTGGCTTCTAACTTGtcactgtcaaacacaaagaaagcattTGCCCCATAAAGGATTCCTGTGACTACATGTGTTGCTGTGCCCTTCTTGATGACATCTACCTGTTGGGTGTTCATGGTTTCACCTTGAATCACTGACAACTGATTGAAGTGTGTGGTAGCGTTGTACCGACAcgtcactctgctctgattcttGAATTTCTTCGTATCATTCAGATACTTGGCAGATGCATCAACTTCAACCAGTCCACACAGGAAACTGGCCTTCAGAGAAGCTTCAATGTCCATCAGAGAGGACTTGGATTCAATGGAGTCAGATGCAGAATGGTAAAAGTCACTCCATGGTTTTGTCATTTCAACTGTTTTCTCTTTAAGAGTTTTTTCATCCCACAATGTCAAACCTAAAGAAATTGGAAAAAATCagttgtttttataaatgttggGAATCGATGGTAGGGCAGGTTTGGTTATGAGAAATGAATAATTATTGATACTAATTGAAACATGTATCTGGAATTCAAAAATGATGGACGTGAATACGTCACCCAAAGGGAGTCTATGGAACAAACGCGCAGGATTTGAACCACACCATTTGATTCATGTGCACTTTTGGATACACACGGAAGATATTGTTTCGAAAAGCGGTGCTACCACGAGgcatatacaatatatacagcAAAACCAGAATCATAATTTCAGAAGTTGTGTTCGCGACTTCTCCAAGTCATGTCCGGCCAGTGTTGTCGTCATTCACAGAACACTCCGTGATGTCACCCTCCACGAGATCATGACTGCCATTTTGGCTCTACGCCATCTTTTGACTTTGACAACGGCCGCTATTtcggctttttttcttttttcctccgaaacacacacacacacacacacacacacacacacagacacacacagacacacacagactacatGCTTATTTGTTATTCGTGCttgagtttgtttgttgttttaaggAGGGTACATACGTAACAATAATCGGGCTGATTTTGCTTTGATTTTACACCTTCCTGACCACGGAAGATAGTCTTCTGTTTTATAAGATTATCCTATACGATTATCCTATGGTCCATGGTGTGTTAAGAGTCAATTTGTCCCATTAATTTGCAATGTGATGTGAAACACAATGTCATCAACCAGCTGACTGAGGACCAAGGAAGTggacgtaaataaaaacagag
Above is a genomic segment from Sparus aurata chromosome 20, fSpaAur1.1, whole genome shotgun sequence containing:
- the LOC115571554 gene encoding stonustoxin subunit alpha-like, with protein sequence MSSEVMNIAALGRPFTLGMLYDARRDELIPGLTLWDEKTLKEKTVEMTKPWSDFYHSASDSIESKSSLMDIEASLKASFLCGLVEVDASAKYLNDTKKFKNQSRVTCRYNATTHFNQLSVIQGETMNTQQVDVIKKGTATHVVTGILYGANAFFVFDSDKLEASSVQDIQGQMEAVIKKIPSFNVEGQADIKLTDEEKELTNKFSCKFYGDFILDSNPVTFVDAVKTYVELPKLLREKGKDTVPLKVWLLPLKVFDTTAAELKREISAGLVWKVQNALEDLREIQMRCNDSLDDTVVQNLPQIQEELNKFQNCCNRYVSNLQTTMAKELPSIRDGKEDESSVKKLLDNRNKSPFSHEKLDKWLDHKEREINVIRSCVEMMEGTKIVHNQSELDREVLAAGVDDALCFVFTSLQSADPCLDEMDQYLDSPKESTNEDLDSPKGSTNEVPWYYSDEVFTQMREKAKCLKEFAKSLKSNSRFCFLVAAITNEKYTGATIYRYRNGELVSEDFSKPALPPVRNITNKRDLIWYACDLTLDPNTANGYLHLSEDNKKATCGSWLNYPDHPERFDSLTQVLCKEGLSGRHYWEVEMSNGGTLSFYRVSSNNLEHLYTFDSSFTDPVYPGLWAYWNGNYAHICPVEHEQ